One stretch of Theropithecus gelada isolate Dixy chromosome 12, Tgel_1.0, whole genome shotgun sequence DNA includes these proteins:
- the C12H2orf72 gene encoding uncharacterized protein C2orf72 homolog, whose product MERELEALSARPARPAEPPFQALLEAAGGRGQVLLVGELWEREQSRALLQDFARAVFPPEPGAGKPGGAAAEGAGPGAARGAQRAARTTGAARTAGAAAARAIRSQLVFVLCRASSLTAREPRRRLREMLRDVRGRRLAGAALVGVLVAEAGPEDAVAPGLRLLEALLRAVFGRQAGGPVQAAAYHPGLPASCLAVQAAACRALQAAGAGQPVEGAWERPGLPGLLACFSWGPWSQRKDQDVAACRSPAHENFQEPEEELALTAIFPNGDCEDLGRGSKACDGVVHTPAEPTGDSR is encoded by the exons ATGGAGCGCGAGCTGGAGGCGCTGTCGGCCCGGCCCGCGCGCCCGGCCGAGCCGCCCTTCCAGGCGCTGTTGGAGGCGGCTGGGGGCCGCGGGCAGGTGCTACTGGTGGGCGAGCTGTGGGAGCGCGAGCAGAGCCGCGCGCTCCTGCAGGACTTCGCAAGAGCGGTGTTCCCGCCGGAGCCAGGCGCGGGCAAGCCAGGCGGCGCGGCTGCAGAGGGCGCAGGGCCCGGGGCGGCGCGCGGGGCGCAGAGGGCTGCGCGGACGACTGGGGCGGCGAGGACGGCGGGGGCCGCGGCTGCGCGCGCCATCCGCTCGCAGCTGGTCTTCGTGCTGTGCCGCGCGTCATCCCTGACCGCCCGGGAGCCGCGGCGCCGCCTGCGGGAGATGCTGCGGGACGTGCGCGGCCGGCGGCTGGCCGGGGCGGCGCTGGTCGGGGTGCTGGTGGCCGAGGCCGGGCCGGAGGACGCGGTGGCGCCGGGGCTGCGGCTGCTGGAGGCGCTGCTGCGCGCCGTGTTCGGCCGCCAGGCGGGAGGTCCAGTGCAGGCGGCCGCCTACCACCCCGGCCTCCCGGCCTCCTGCCTGGCCGTCCAGGCGGCCGCCTGCAGGGCCCTGCAAGCCGCAGGAGCCGGGCAACCAG TGGAAGGAGCCTGGGAGAGACCAGGCCTCCCTGGACTGCTGGCCTGCTTTTCCTGGGGTCCCTGGAGCCAGAGGAAGGACCAGGATGTTGCTGCCTGCAGAAGCCCAGCTCATG AAAACTTCCAGGAACCTGAGGAGGAGCTGGCACTAACAGCCATATTTCCCAATGGAGACTGCGAGGACCTTGGAAGGGGGTCAAAAGCCTGTGATGGAGTCGTCCACACTCCTGCTGAGCCCACCGGGGACTCAAGATGA